From the Gramella sp. Hel_I_59 genome, one window contains:
- a CDS encoding biopolymer transporter ExbD has protein sequence MSKFKKKKSGELPAVNTASLPDIVFMLLFFFMVATVMRDNTLMIQNNLPFADQVEKLDKKDLIMYIYAGKPSERYQAKYGTEARIQLNDKFASVEEVQKFIYAERESKREELVPYLTTALKVDEETNMGLVSDIKQELRKAEALKINYTTKKGEAGKNVN, from the coding sequence ATGTCAAAGTTTAAAAAGAAGAAATCTGGAGAGTTGCCTGCTGTAAACACGGCATCTTTGCCTGATATCGTTTTTATGCTATTGTTCTTCTTTATGGTGGCAACTGTAATGCGTGACAATACTTTAATGATTCAAAATAATTTACCTTTTGCAGATCAGGTGGAAAAATTGGATAAGAAGGATTTGATCATGTATATCTATGCAGGGAAACCAAGCGAGAGATACCAGGCTAAGTATGGTACTGAAGCTAGAATTCAATTGAATGATAAATTCGCTAGTGTTGAAGAAGTGCAGAAATTTATCTACGCTGAAAGGGAATCTAAGCGTGAAGAACTAGTTCCATATCTTACTACTGCTCTAAAAGTAGATGAAGAAACCAATATGGGGCTTGTATCTGATATCAAGCAGGAACTAAGAAAAGCAGAAGCGTTGAAGATCAACTATACTACCAAAAAGGGAGAAGCTGGTAAGAACGTTAACTAA
- the rpoN gene encoding RNA polymerase factor sigma-54, with amino-acid sequence MLKQQLNFKLSQKLSPQQIQLMKLIQLPTQAFEQRIKQEMEENPALEDGKEDRVDEYDDIANDNSDDEYDTDSESIETEIDVDEYLSDDEIPSYRLNANNYSADDEDKQVPYAAGTSFTQHLKTQLSTIRLDDIEQDIAEFLVGSVDESGYIRRSIQDIVDDLAFTQNIYTDEETVEKVLKKVQRLDPAGVGARSLEECLIIQLNRRESTRQVELAKDLLERSFDHFSKKHYNKLLTRHDISEDDLREAIDVIEHLNPKPGGAYSGNTRMVEHVIPDFTIKIEDGDLQLSLNGRNAPEMHISRDYSNMLKGYKESKEKTKAQKDAVMFIKQKLDAAKWFIEAIKQRQQTLMVTMSSIMNYQKEYFLSGDERNLRPMILKDIADEIEMDVSTVSRVANSKYVDTPYGTKLIKEFFSESMTNDQGEEVSTREIKKILEMSIEEEDKRKPLTDEKLAKVLKSKGYPIARRTVAKYREQLDIPVARLRKEI; translated from the coding sequence ATGCTAAAGCAACAATTAAATTTTAAACTATCTCAAAAGCTCTCTCCACAACAAATCCAGTTGATGAAGCTTATTCAATTGCCTACCCAGGCTTTTGAGCAGCGTATCAAACAGGAAATGGAAGAGAACCCGGCGCTGGAGGATGGAAAGGAAGATCGTGTCGACGAATATGATGATATAGCTAATGATAATTCAGACGATGAATACGATACCGATAGTGAAAGTATTGAGACTGAAATAGACGTTGATGAATACTTGAGTGATGATGAAATTCCAAGTTATCGACTGAATGCTAATAACTACAGTGCAGATGATGAAGACAAGCAGGTGCCTTATGCCGCTGGAACTTCATTTACGCAACATTTGAAAACTCAGTTAAGCACGATAAGACTCGATGATATTGAGCAGGATATCGCAGAATTCCTGGTGGGTAGTGTTGACGAAAGCGGATATATTAGAAGAAGCATTCAGGATATTGTAGATGATCTTGCGTTCACCCAGAATATTTACACAGACGAGGAAACGGTTGAAAAAGTCCTTAAAAAAGTACAACGTCTCGATCCTGCTGGTGTTGGTGCGCGAAGTCTTGAAGAATGCTTGATCATTCAGCTAAACCGCAGAGAATCCACAAGACAAGTGGAACTAGCCAAAGATCTACTGGAACGCTCTTTTGATCATTTCAGTAAAAAACATTACAACAAACTTCTTACCCGTCATGATATAAGCGAGGACGATCTTCGTGAGGCTATAGATGTGATTGAACATTTAAATCCTAAGCCTGGTGGAGCCTATTCTGGAAACACCAGAATGGTTGAGCATGTAATACCAGATTTCACCATCAAAATAGAAGATGGTGATCTACAGTTGAGCCTGAATGGTAGAAATGCTCCTGAAATGCATATTTCTAGGGATTACAGTAACATGCTTAAAGGTTACAAGGAATCCAAGGAAAAGACAAAGGCACAGAAGGATGCCGTTATGTTTATTAAACAAAAGCTAGATGCCGCAAAATGGTTTATTGAAGCTATTAAACAGAGACAGCAAACGCTTATGGTGACTATGAGTTCGATCATGAATTACCAGAAAGAATACTTTCTTTCTGGAGATGAACGGAATCTAAGACCCATGATCTTAAAAGATATTGCAGATGAAATTGAGATGGACGTTTCTACAGTCTCAAGAGTAGCCAATTCCAAATATGTTGACACTCCTTACGGGACCAAACTTATTAAAGAGTTCTTTTCTGAATCGATGACCAATGATCAGGGTGAAGAAGTATCTACAAGAGAAATAAAAAAGATCCTGGAAATGTCAATAGAAGAAGAGGATAAAAGAAAACCTCTTACAGATGAAAAGCTAGCTAAGGTCCTGAAAAGCAAAGGCTATCCTATTGCCAGAAGAACGGTTGCGAAATATCGCGAACAACTGGATATTCCTGTAGCAAGATTGCGAAAAGAGATCTAA
- a CDS encoding biopolymer transporter ExbD: MAKRSAPEVNAGSMADIAFLLLIFFLVTTTIETDSGISRKLPPWQPEEQDPPVIKQRNIFTVLVNSNNELLVEDESMEIGELRAAAVEFLDNGGGTGDEACSFCQGPKDSGSSVNPQKAIISLVNNRGTEYGTYIAVQNELVAAYNQLRDREAQRMYGTTFTKMESNYNDPRYTGDKEALKEKIDVISDMIPQKLSEAEPTS; this comes from the coding sequence TTACTTCTAATCTTCTTTCTGGTAACAACTACCATTGAGACAGATAGCGGAATAAGCAGGAAATTACCGCCATGGCAACCTGAAGAGCAGGATCCTCCGGTTATTAAACAACGTAACATCTTTACGGTGCTTGTGAACAGTAATAACGAGCTGCTGGTTGAGGATGAGAGCATGGAAATTGGAGAACTGCGTGCAGCAGCTGTTGAATTTCTTGATAATGGAGGAGGTACTGGAGACGAAGCATGTAGTTTTTGTCAAGGTCCTAAAGATTCAGGATCTTCTGTGAACCCACAAAAAGCCATCATTTCTTTGGTCAATAACCGTGGGACTGAATATGGAACATATATAGCTGTACAGAACGAACTTGTAGCTGCATACAATCAGCTTAGAGATCGTGAAGCTCAAAGAATGTATGGAACAACCTTCACGAAAATGGAGAGTAATTATAACGATCCAAGGTATACTGGTGATAAAGAAGCTTTGAAGGAAAAGATCGATGTGATATCTGATATGATCCCTCAGAAATTATCTGAAGCCGAACCAACGAGTTAG
- a CDS encoding RluA family pseudouridine synthase, which translates to MNIIATHTVPAIEHKIRLQEYAISIFPQINSRSALKKAIAKKLVLLDGEKATTADWIQPGQKIELLEDKFQQRKIFKFILEVLYEDEYLAVVHKPSGIPTNGNYFRTLENALPHNLLVSNLKDALRYPVPVHRLDNPTAGIILIAKTRKVQQLFYSAFENKSIHKTYHTLVHGQLQCVVTQTASIDGKAATTIFEPVDNFEIEDEIFSLVKAKPITGRTHQIRIHLSKMSLPIVGDPIYGIEEGYFKNKNLFLFSSGISFEHPITSREMDFELKLPKRFRNLSRHKLS; encoded by the coding sequence TTGAATATTATAGCAACGCATACAGTTCCTGCAATCGAACATAAGATCCGGTTGCAGGAGTATGCGATTTCTATTTTCCCTCAAATAAACAGTCGGTCGGCACTGAAAAAGGCGATCGCAAAGAAGCTCGTCCTACTGGATGGAGAAAAAGCAACTACTGCAGACTGGATCCAACCGGGACAGAAGATCGAACTTCTCGAAGATAAATTTCAGCAAAGAAAGATCTTCAAATTTATACTTGAAGTACTATATGAAGATGAATATCTCGCTGTAGTTCACAAACCATCAGGCATTCCTACCAATGGCAATTATTTTCGAACACTGGAAAATGCCCTTCCGCATAATTTATTAGTATCAAATTTAAAAGATGCTTTACGATATCCGGTTCCTGTTCACAGACTGGATAATCCTACCGCCGGGATCATTCTCATTGCCAAAACCAGGAAAGTACAGCAATTGTTTTACAGCGCTTTTGAAAATAAATCAATCCATAAAACTTATCATACGCTGGTTCACGGCCAGCTACAATGCGTGGTGACACAGACTGCAAGTATAGACGGTAAAGCCGCAACGACCATTTTTGAACCGGTTGATAATTTTGAAATTGAGGACGAAATTTTTTCTTTGGTGAAAGCCAAACCCATCACTGGTCGCACGCACCAGATTCGTATACATTTAAGTAAAATGTCCTTGCCCATTGTGGGAGATCCAATTTATGGAATCGAAGAAGGGTATTTTAAGAACAAGAATCTGTTTCTATTTAGCTCCGGAATAAGTTTCGAGCATCCTATAACTTCAAGAGAAATGGATTTCGAATTAAAGCTTCCGAAGAGGTTTAGAAACCTCTCCCGACATAAGCTGTCTTAA
- a CDS encoding porin family protein, which translates to MRIKLIILTLTLLFPVLSIAQEDERQYKIPDSVPFTIDSLYREDQFYVGFSFNLITNKPEAVSQESFSGGINLGVIRDIPLNERRNIALGLGIGWGIDSYGQNLRITKSASGVTEFQSLEDIDYDTNRYTTQQFELPFEFRWRTSTSESYKFWRIYTGVRLGYIYNFRSNYKDDAEQSVINDLSELNKFRAGATFTFGYNTFNFHFYYSLIPFFKDASLQNESLDVSTLKIGLTFYIL; encoded by the coding sequence ATGAGGATCAAACTGATCATTCTTACCTTAACATTACTTTTTCCTGTACTCTCAATTGCGCAGGAAGATGAGCGGCAGTATAAGATCCCGGATTCAGTACCCTTTACCATAGACAGCCTTTACAGAGAGGATCAATTCTACGTCGGTTTTAGTTTTAATTTGATCACGAATAAACCTGAAGCAGTTTCTCAGGAAAGTTTTTCCGGAGGTATAAACCTGGGGGTAATTCGGGATATACCTTTAAATGAACGTAGAAACATAGCTCTCGGTCTTGGGATTGGTTGGGGAATTGATAGTTATGGTCAGAATTTGCGTATTACTAAGTCTGCTTCCGGTGTCACAGAATTTCAATCCTTAGAAGACATAGATTATGATACCAATCGCTATACGACACAACAGTTCGAATTGCCTTTTGAATTTAGATGGCGTACTTCAACATCAGAATCTTATAAGTTCTGGAGGATATATACCGGTGTTCGTTTAGGGTATATTTATAACTTCCGAAGTAATTATAAAGATGACGCAGAACAGAGTGTTATAAATGATCTTTCAGAACTGAATAAATTCCGGGCTGGAGCAACTTTTACCTTTGGTTACAACACATTCAACTTTCATTTCTACTATTCTTTGATCCCTTTTTTCAAAGACGCTTCACTTCAGAATGAATCTTTGGATGTATCTACTTTAAAAATAGGTCTGACATTCTATATTCTGTAA
- a CDS encoding efflux RND transporter permease subunit, protein MQKIFSFGFWNSIARLILRNRIVIIVLILIATYLLSTQWKNMQFSYTEANLMPDDHEVNVSYNDFLEKFGEEGNLILLGVQDSALFTPEKFKAWNKLTDTLLTYPEVDQIISPASLQELKKFEDPKRFEMVPVLPEEDLDSDILAAFENKLFTALPFYENLVYSSHSNTIQSALYLNKELVNTKARKIFVLEELEPLIAEFEEQQGIDVRVSGMPYIRTLNAQNIVDEIGLFIVAALLVTSIIFFFFFRSIRATIISMVTVCIGVMWAFGFIGLLHYEITILTALIPPLIIVIGIPNCIFLINKYQQEIKKHGNQAKSLQRVITKVGNATLMTNVTTASGFATFILTDSQLLREFGVVASINILAIFVLSLLIIPVIYSYLKPPRDRHLKHLNTRWIGGFVDWMEDMVRNHRIAIYISSLALLILSIIGIYTIKVSGSILEDMPQETQFYKDVKFFEREFDGVMPLEIMIDTKRPKGVLKLSTLKRMNDLENKIEEIPELSKPLSINRLVKYSKQAYYNGNPKYYQLPTSQEQNFIMPYAKGLSSSEGIMQSYVDSTGQYARITTFMKDVGTEKMEEIENDLLPEIEKIFPSERYDVSLTGKALLFQKGTSYLVRNLIISLGLAILLIAGLMAWMFRSFRMILISLVPNLLPLIVTAGVMGFLGVPIKPSTILVFSIAFGISVDDTIHFLAKYRQELKANDWKIKRSVYAALRETGVSMFYTSIVLFFGFSVFMISSFGGTVALGGLVSATLLFAMLSNLLLLPSLLLSLERSIANKKTLKEPAMRIFETEEEEANRDQQNN, encoded by the coding sequence ATGCAAAAGATCTTTAGCTTTGGATTCTGGAATTCCATCGCACGCCTTATTTTACGAAACCGAATTGTGATCATTGTACTTATACTGATCGCAACCTACCTGCTTTCCACACAATGGAAGAACATGCAGTTTTCGTATACCGAGGCTAATTTAATGCCCGATGACCACGAGGTGAACGTGAGTTATAACGACTTCCTGGAGAAGTTTGGCGAAGAGGGAAATCTTATTCTGCTAGGAGTACAGGATTCTGCCTTATTCACTCCTGAAAAGTTTAAAGCCTGGAATAAACTTACAGATACGCTACTTACTTATCCTGAAGTTGACCAGATCATTTCACCGGCCAGCCTTCAGGAACTTAAAAAGTTTGAAGATCCCAAAAGATTTGAAATGGTACCGGTGCTACCGGAAGAAGATCTGGATAGTGATATTCTCGCAGCTTTCGAAAACAAACTTTTTACGGCTCTGCCTTTCTATGAGAACCTGGTGTATAGTTCACATTCCAATACCATACAATCTGCTTTGTATCTTAATAAAGAACTGGTAAACACTAAAGCCAGAAAGATCTTTGTACTGGAAGAACTGGAACCTCTTATTGCTGAATTTGAAGAGCAGCAGGGTATCGATGTTAGAGTTTCGGGAATGCCTTATATACGAACACTGAATGCACAGAACATAGTCGATGAAATTGGACTTTTTATTGTCGCAGCCTTACTGGTCACTTCGATTATTTTCTTCTTTTTCTTTAGATCCATACGAGCAACCATTATTTCGATGGTTACTGTTTGTATTGGGGTTATGTGGGCCTTTGGGTTTATAGGGCTACTGCATTATGAGATCACAATTCTTACGGCGCTTATTCCTCCGCTAATTATCGTAATAGGAATTCCAAACTGTATTTTCCTTATTAACAAGTATCAGCAGGAGATTAAAAAGCATGGAAACCAGGCGAAATCATTGCAAAGAGTGATCACCAAAGTGGGTAATGCTACTTTAATGACCAATGTAACTACCGCATCTGGATTTGCTACTTTCATTTTAACTGATAGTCAGCTTTTAAGAGAGTTTGGTGTAGTGGCCTCTATCAACATCCTGGCGATCTTCGTTTTAAGCTTATTGATAATTCCGGTTATATACTCTTACTTAAAACCACCGCGAGACAGGCACTTAAAACATCTAAACACACGATGGATTGGCGGCTTTGTTGACTGGATGGAAGATATGGTAAGAAACCATAGAATTGCAATTTACATATCTTCTCTCGCTCTACTGATTCTTAGTATCATCGGAATTTATACCATTAAGGTTTCAGGAAGTATTCTTGAAGATATGCCTCAGGAAACCCAATTCTATAAGGATGTAAAATTCTTTGAACGGGAATTTGATGGAGTGATGCCTTTGGAGATCATGATCGATACCAAGAGACCGAAAGGCGTATTGAAGCTTTCTACTTTAAAACGGATGAATGATCTCGAAAATAAGATCGAAGAGATTCCGGAACTAAGCAAGCCATTATCCATCAACCGACTCGTAAAATACAGCAAGCAGGCGTATTACAACGGTAATCCAAAATATTACCAGTTACCAACTTCACAGGAGCAAAACTTTATAATGCCCTATGCAAAAGGTCTTTCTTCTTCGGAAGGAATTATGCAAAGCTACGTGGATTCTACTGGACAATATGCTCGAATTACCACATTCATGAAGGATGTTGGAACAGAGAAGATGGAAGAGATCGAAAATGATCTACTACCAGAAATAGAAAAGATCTTTCCATCTGAAAGATATGATGTTTCACTTACCGGAAAGGCACTGCTTTTTCAAAAAGGAACGAGTTACCTGGTTAGAAATTTAATTATTTCGTTAGGACTGGCTATACTTCTTATTGCAGGTTTAATGGCCTGGATGTTTAGAAGCTTCAGGATGATTTTGATATCTCTTGTACCAAACTTACTTCCTTTGATCGTTACTGCTGGAGTGATGGGATTTCTTGGAGTTCCTATTAAACCTTCAACGATCTTGGTTTTTAGTATTGCTTTCGGAATTTCGGTAGATGATACCATTCATTTTCTGGCAAAGTACAGGCAGGAATTAAAAGCCAATGACTGGAAGATCAAGCGCTCCGTTTATGCCGCGCTAAGAGAAACTGGTGTAAGTATGTTCTATACATCGATCGTTCTTTTCTTTGGATTTTCAGTGTTCATGATCAGTAGTTTTGGAGGAACGGTGGCCCTTGGCGGACTGGTCTCAGCCACTTTACTGTTTGCTATGTTGTCGAATTTACTATTGCTACCTTCACTTTTACTTTCGCTGGAAAGAAGTATTGCCAACAAGAAAACTTTAAAAGAACCGGCGATGCGTATTTTTGAGACTGAAGAAGAGGAGGCCAATCGCGATCAGCAAAACAATTAA
- the asnS gene encoding asparagine--tRNA ligase yields the protein MIQAKVAEILESDQFLQEHHIKGWVRSFRSNRFIALNDGSTLKNLQCVIDFENTDEEIINRINVGAAISIKGTLKESLGSLQRVEIEVSEIEILGDANPEEVKLTILSPKKHSMEKLREQAHLRVRTNTFGAIMRVRSKLSFAVHKYFQEKNFYHVHTPIITGSDAEGAGEMFRVSSLDMKNPPKNEDGSINYKEDFFGKETNLTVSGQLEAETFALGLGQVYTFGPTFRAENSNTSRHLAEFWMIEPEVAFCDLDQNMDLAEDFIKYVLRYVMEHSKDDLEFLAERQEKEDQLKPKAERSDMGLMEKLNFVLENNFKRVSYTEAIEILKNSKPNKKKKFNYIIEEWGADLQSEHERYLVEKHFKTPVILFDYPAKIKAFYMRLNEDGKTVRAMDILFPGIGEIVGGSQREERLDVLKEKMEELNIPEEELWWYLDTRKFGTCVHSGFGLGFERLVQFTTGMGNIRDVIPFPRTPHNAEF from the coding sequence ATGATACAAGCAAAAGTCGCTGAAATACTTGAAAGCGATCAGTTTTTACAGGAACACCATATCAAGGGATGGGTACGCTCTTTCCGTAGTAATCGTTTTATTGCGCTTAACGATGGTTCTACTTTGAAAAACCTGCAATGCGTTATCGATTTTGAAAATACCGATGAGGAGATTATCAATCGCATAAACGTAGGTGCAGCTATATCTATCAAGGGAACTTTGAAGGAGAGTCTTGGTAGTCTGCAACGTGTTGAAATTGAAGTTTCAGAAATTGAGATTCTTGGGGATGCGAATCCTGAAGAAGTGAAACTAACTATTCTATCGCCAAAGAAGCATAGTATGGAGAAACTACGTGAGCAGGCGCATTTACGTGTACGTACGAATACTTTTGGAGCGATCATGCGTGTGCGAAGCAAACTGTCTTTCGCAGTTCACAAATATTTCCAGGAAAAGAACTTCTACCATGTTCACACACCAATTATTACGGGTAGTGATGCTGAAGGTGCCGGAGAAATGTTTCGCGTTTCTTCGCTAGACATGAAAAACCCTCCAAAAAATGAGGATGGTAGCATTAATTACAAGGAAGACTTCTTCGGAAAAGAGACTAATCTTACAGTTTCCGGACAACTCGAAGCTGAAACTTTTGCACTTGGTCTAGGACAGGTTTATACTTTTGGCCCAACTTTTAGAGCTGAAAACTCCAACACTTCCCGACATTTAGCTGAATTCTGGATGATCGAGCCAGAAGTGGCTTTCTGTGATCTGGATCAAAACATGGATCTGGCTGAAGATTTTATTAAATACGTACTTAGATACGTGATGGAACACTCTAAAGATGACCTGGAATTTCTTGCCGAAAGACAGGAGAAAGAAGATCAGTTAAAGCCTAAGGCAGAAAGAAGCGACATGGGCCTTATGGAAAAGCTCAACTTTGTGCTGGAAAACAATTTCAAAAGAGTTAGTTATACCGAAGCTATCGAGATCCTTAAAAACTCGAAGCCAAACAAGAAGAAGAAATTCAATTATATCATCGAGGAATGGGGTGCAGATCTGCAAAGTGAGCATGAGCGTTACCTTGTTGAAAAACACTTTAAAACACCGGTGATCCTTTTTGATTATCCGGCGAAGATCAAAGCATTCTACATGCGTTTGAACGAAGACGGAAAAACGGTAAGAGCGATGGACATTCTTTTCCCTGGAATTGGAGAGATCGTGGGAGGAAGCCAGCGTGAAGAACGTTTGGATGTTCTTAAAGAAAAAATGGAAGAATTGAACATTCCGGAGGAAGAACTATGGTGGTATCTTGATACCCGTAAGTTCGGAACCTGTGTTCATAGTGGATTTGGACTTGGTTTTGAAAGACTTGTTCAGTTCACTACTGGAATGGGTAATATTAGAGATGTGATCCCTTTTCCAAGAACTCCGCATAACGCAGAATTTTAA